Proteins from one Bos taurus isolate L1 Dominette 01449 registration number 42190680 breed Hereford chromosome 7, ARS-UCD2.0, whole genome shotgun sequence genomic window:
- the OR7A281 gene encoding olfactory receptor 7A17, with the protein MAKDTWSHLKNVNNASLYENSHDIYHFPGNHTHHETVRNQTASSEFLLMGFSESPELQPLIFGLFLSMYLITIFGNLLIILAVSSDPHLHTPMYFFLSNLSFVDICFTSTTIPKMLKNIWAQSKVITYEGCIIQMQFFALFIGLDVCLLTVMAYDRFVAICHPLHYTVIMSPRICGLMVLVSWIISVLNSLLESLMMFRLSFCTVLEIPHFFCELNQMIQLACSDTFLNNLEMYFKTVFLAGGSLICIIYSYSKIVSSIHRISSAQGKYKAFSSCASHLLVVSVFYCTGLGVYLSLAGTRSSHSSATASVMYTVVTPMLNPFIYSLRNKDLKKGLQKLFGKVILKGPIVIDLKKYL; encoded by the coding sequence ATGGCAAAAGATACATGgtcccatttaaaaaatgtgaataatGCCAGTTTGTATGAAAACAGTCATGATATTTACCACTTTCCTGGTAATCATACCCACCATGAGACAGTAAGGAACCAAACAGCAAGTTCAGAATTTCTTCTTATGGGATTTTCAGAGTCACCTGAACTGCAGCCCCTCATATTTGGGCTTTTTCTCTCCATGTACCTGATCACTATATTTGGaaacctgctcatcatcctggccGTCAGCTCAGACCCCCacctgcacacccccatgtacttcttcctctccaacctgtcctttgtagacatctgcttcacctccaccaccatcccaaagATGTTGAAGAACATTTGGGCACAGAGTAAAGTTATAACCTATGAAGGCTGTATTATCCAGATGCAATTTTTTGCACTCTTTATAGGATTGGACGTCTGCCTCCTgactgtgatggcctatgaccgctttgtggccatctgccaccccctGCACTACACGGTCATCATGAGCCCTCGGATCTGTGGACTGATGGTGCTGGTGTCCTGGATCATCAGTGTCCTGAATTCCTTGTTAGAAAGCTTAATGATGTTTAGACTGTCCTTCTGTACAGTCTTAGAAATTCCCCATTTTTTCTGTGAACTCAATCAGATGATCCAACTTGCCTGTTCTGACACTTTTCTCAATAATTTGGAGATGTATTTTAAAACTGTGTTCCTGGCTGGTGGTTCCCTTATATGTATCATTTACTCGTACTCTAAGATAGTTTCCTCCATACATAGAATCTCATCTGCTCAGGGGAAGTATAAGGCATTTTCCAGCTGTGCATCGCACCTTTTAGTTGTCTCGGTATTTTATTGTACAGGCTTAGGTGTTTACCTTAGCTTGGCTGGTACTCGCAGCTCACACTCAAGTGCAACAGCCTCggtgatgtacactgtggtcacacccatgctgaaccccttcatctacagtCTGAGGAATAAAGACTTAAAGAAGGGTCTGCAAAAACTCTTTGGAAAGGTAATTTTAAAAGGTCCTATTGTCATAGATCTTAAGAAGTACCTGTAG